TCAGGGCACTGAAAccgaacatttttgaaaatcccTGAGGATTTTAAGAAACGCCGGATGCAGTGCTGTCGTGTAGACAGTAAAACTGGGGTTTTTGCCTTGTGACGTCACTTTAGttaggcttctgattggccaagcAGGCTTTACGATAGTTTTTTCAGCTCagcgccagctttcttcagctgaggtctttggttgctgtgatacctctgctttgtttatcagttgttgtacaatgcgccggttggttgttgtgatatttgtcccacccctcctctAAAATGTAGAGCGTCGGCATTCAGCATGGAAAaaaacgctagctgctggcttttttgaaaaaggcagagcttccattgaaaCAATTGAAAAAAGACACCGGCTGCGggtgtaaaagctttggtgtgcatgtcCCCTtatagctaaactctgcaggaaagtGAATCCAGAGTTGAGAACCTCTGATCTATTTAAATCAACTACTGTTATTGAAACATATTTGAAAGTGAAGGAATTTAAAGTATCTCACAATCACATATATTCATTTGCCGTGTCTTAGCAAAGCAGCATTTCCTAGTGGAAATCATTTTAGTGCTGGACACTATGCCCTCATCTTTAAAGTCAGGGTTTCACAACTTCTCGGTCTGTCATTTCTCAAATCCTTCTTTAGATGTCTTTTGGCCGCCTTGCATACTAAGCTTTCAGAAATTACTGATGTCAAAGCAACAATTGAACAATTGCTATCCTAATTTGTTTGTGCTTTTGACCATTTTATGAGGCACAGAATCCCTCTTCTCCAAAGAACAGCACAATCTTTATACTCTGAAGATTGGCACATTGTTGGGACGTATCAAGGTTGACACTGGATTTGAATAAAGTCCTAATAACTTATACTGTAAGATTAGTGAGGTTATACAGAAAGCTTTTTCAAGGCTGTCAGCTGGGAAAATAACAGGCAGTGGAGATGAACAGATCATGAGGCCGATCTGAAACAACTAGGGTGTTGTTCCCCGACCGGCTTTTATCTTCTCCATCCTTTTCGAGAGGTGGCTGTTACTGGACTCTAACTCTTCAATCTTGTCGAGTGCAGATCGAAGCTACCATGAAAGAAAATGGGCAAGTTATTATCTTTACAGTAGGGCTTAtgtccatgctgttttgagtgaatGTGGTTTTGTACCTCTCGCTGCAGTTTGCGTTTCTCAGCTTTGAGTTCATCCTCTATCTTTTCTGCATTTTCAGATGCAGCTTTGTACCGAGACACTTGACCCTCAAGCCTTGTGACCTAGAACATGAGTTGGAATTACAACTATTTCAAATGGTGCCAAtctgaaaacatttaaaaattgtacagtaaaaaaatacttGCATTCTGCTCGAGAGCCGTGACTTCTTGCTCGGATTTGACAAGCTTAAATTTGAGGTCATTGACTTGCCTGCTGGCATCCCCTGAAAACAACCATATACATTTCTCAACATTTGAGGCAGAGAGTTTGTTATTTGCTTacaaaaatatgaaaacaaaCCTATTCTGTACATTTCCATGCATTAATGATATCCCCTGCCCCTGACAGAGCAGACAGTGTCCTTACTTTGTAAATCCATGATGTTGGAGTCAGCACCATTCTCCTGCACATCTCCATCAGGGCTGGAGGGATCCTGCACACCATTCTTTGGTTTCTTCTGTTCGAGCTCACCTTTCAATCGCTTAACCTGAATAGATGAATATAAAAACAAGcttgtaaactaaaacaaaggTTTAGAATGTGTACATTAAGTAAATACCAACAACTCACCTGCTCTATTAAGTTTTCCCTTTCATCAACTAGTTTTCGTAATCGAATTTCTAAAAAGCAGATCCAGAGGTCAATGGGTTGAATTATCAATTTTACGCAAATATGATAAGCATTTAAGTGTACATTAACAATAGTTATTaacaatttttaaatattatattaaaacacatctaaaacttaatctgctattttaaatataatattttagtgGTTAAATAAAACACATTCCAAGGTTAGACAGGAGATTTTCACATACCGGGATGGGAGGAGCCAGAGGCATGGAGGGGGAGGAGTCAGTGCATGCAAAAGTGATGCTATCCTATTCTGGGATGTGAAGGATGATGAGGGATAAACATGCAGAAACTTCAGTGAACTCAAATCTCAAAGGCCTGTGCCTCGTGTGGCTGTGTAACCTATCAGTGTTCAACTCAAAAGGCACTCAATCCAAATATCTATTACATGCAGTATGTATTTGCTAGTATCAAGTGCATTAAGAGATATTTGAAGACAGTAATTCTCTTCTCATTTAAAAGAAATTGTGCCTTTTCTGTTAATTTTACTTTGTGTGGTTTttgtaaataattaaattacaatGGTACTCTATCAGCAAATAGTAAAGAAGTGTTCAGACATTTTGTAAACGTGACTTTAAAATACTAAAATGTACTATACTAAAATACTAAAATCTGCTGTAAAGCAATAAATGTGTGATGAACTTAATAGAtcaacatttaatattttgaaattcTATTGTTTATGTAGCTGGTTCCATCAACATGAAAAGGTCTCATAATAAATTCATCAAATATTTCCATTTTCAATGTGTCTCAAAACGGaaaaacaaaatactaaaaataGAAAGCTTCAATAAAACTATTGGATTACTATTTGATAGTAAAGTGACACAAAGACTTTATTTACCACATAAAACAAATCTATTTAACAACATACAGTATGGCATACATTCAATGGAAAACACTTGAATTCGAAAGCTGACAGATCTCGCTGCTATTCATGACTGTGGCAGACAGAACAGGATGGTAACTTGAAAAACCAGtaacaaaaacctttattcaTCATTCTAagaaacattttattacatGCTTTTGTAAaattgattataaaataaatatgatattTTTACCTATTACTTCCAGAATCTGATGTGTGAATGACTGACATTTCAAGCATTCTGTTTGAACTAAAAATGCATTTAGCAGTTTTGGTcagatgtaaaatattaatGTATAACACACATATTTGCAGTGAAAACAGTTGACATTATTAAGATGGAATTCCAGGATTCTCAGAAGTCTTTAAAGTTTCACAACAGTATCATTGGTTATCTTTGTAAGTGCACTGTTACTTGTTGAATAGATGTTGAGAAAATCAAATCAGCACATTTGTGGCCCATTAAGACATTTTACATTCTTCTTTCCCCTTGCCCTTCCCTTTCTTGGCACTTTTCTTAGACTCCTTTCTATCATCTTCCTTCCCGTTCCCTGCTATTGGTTTTTCAACTTCCTGCTCTCTTGATATGTTTGGTTCCTGGTCTTCTTGTGGAATGTAACTATTCTTCTCCTGTTCTACATTTTTTGTCTCTATTTCTGAGGGACGATCAGCTCCTTCATTGTGCCTCAGTTCTTCTGATCCTTGCTCATGTTCCTCAACTGTACATTCTTTACGTTCAGATGTATCATGCTGTTGTTGATTAGGTTCAATGTCTTTCTGGTCAACTTGACTGTCCTCTGTTAAACAAGCGTCTACCTCTGTTGTTGTTTGTCCATCATCCATTTGGTTCTTTGGTTCCAGAGGTTCACTGCCTTTTTTAGTCTGGTCTTCTTGCACACTTTCTTTTGACAGAGTAACTTCTTTATTTGGTTTATCTTGACATTGTTGTTTCAAAGGGTCTTCTGATGATGCTTCCAGATCCATTtcatcaaaatcaaatgactctcCTTCATCTTCCTCCTCATCTTCTCCCTTCTGCTCTGGAGAAACTGTAACTGACTCAACCAAAATGCCTTCATCCTCTCCAGACAGCTGCGTGTCATTCATAACTTGATCTTGAACTGGTCCTTCCTTCTCTTCTTCCACTCCTTTCTCGACCAGAATATCTCTGTTCTCTCCAGGTGGTTGTGTATCAAGCATAATTTGACCTTGGACTGATTCTTCCTTCTCATCCCCCTCATCTTTTTTTAGCAGAATGTCTTCATCCTTCCCAGTCGTTTGTGTTTCAAGCATAACCTGATCTTGGGCTGATTCTTCCTTCTCATCCTCCTTACCCTTTTTCAGCAGAATTTCTTCACCCTTTTCAGTCGGTTGTGTTTCAAGCATAACCTGATCTTGGACTAATTCTTCCTTCTCATCCTCCTTACCCTTTTCCGACAGAATTTCTTCATCCTTTTCAGTCGGTTGTGTTACAAGCATAACCTGATCTTGAACTGATCTCTCATTCTCATCCTCCTCGACATTTTCCACCAGAATAGCCTTATTCTCCACAGAAAGTTCATCAAGCATAACATGACCTTGAACTGATCCTTCCTCTTCATCCTCCTTAGTTTTTCCCACCAGAATATCTTCATTCTCCCCAGGTGGTTGCGTTTCAACCATAACCTGATCTTGGACTGATCCTTCCTTTATATCCTCATCACCTTTCTTCAGCAGAATATCTTCATCCTTTCCAGTTGGTTGCGTTTTAACCATAACCTCATCTCGGACTGATGTTTTCTTGCCATCCTCCTCACCTTTTCCCACCATAATATCCTTATCCTCAGGCAGTGTTTCAAGCATAACCTGACCTTGACATGATGTTTTGTTCTCATCCTCACCTTTTTCTAACTTGGATTCATGGTGGGAGTCTCCTAACTCTATTGATTCCTGATCTGCCTCCTTCTCTCCAGTATATTGAACCTCAGGTAGAAGCTCACCATGCAATGATCTTCCTTCCTCACCTTCACACTTTTCTAAAACTGGAACCTGAGATTCAGTTACAGCAGTGACTATATTATTGTCTCCACTGAATACTTCTCTGCTAGGCATTATAAGAGCTTCTTCAACCAATTCAGCTTGATCTGTCTGTGTCTTACTCTCTTTCTGCTCCACTTCAATagtattttgaagaatgttttcTAACTCTTGATCAGTGGGCATTGTTGATTGTTCCTGGATTAGCTTTTCACATTCTACCTTCTCTATAACAGATGAAGAGGGATGACATTTTGAAGCTGACTCATCATGATCTCCAGGGAAAGTTGTCTCTCCTGGATCAATAATTTGAATCCTTGGCTCCTCTTCTACTCCACCACTGTCCACATGGCTCTTCCCTTCCTTGTTATCCACCGACAAAGACTTCTCAATATTATCAGAAATACTGATGGACTCGAGATTTTCCACACACCTGTCAACAGCATCCATGGACTTATCAGAAAGTTCATGAGACAGTAAAGCTTCTTTGTCTGAAGAAATCTCTTGAGCAAGATTTTCTGAATCTTTAGTTTGGTCATCAATAACTTCTGTTAGGTTAGAGATACTGTTGCCAGTTGTAGATTCAGGACAATCGGTTTTGGGGTTAGAAGTTTCTCCTGAATCAACCACATCTGTGATTACTCGAAACTGATCTCTAGCATCATCTGCAGGTACTGTATTCATGCTTATTATTTCATCACGGTCTGTTTCAATGTTTCTTGTACTGTCATGTGAATCAGTTGAGACTTCTGTATGCACTGCAGTAGATGCGTCATTCCCTAGTTGCTCTTCATGGCTTCCCTCTGGATCACTTTCCAGTTTTTGGTCTGGATTATCCTCATTTAAAATCTTTTCACTTGTATCACATATCTTTGTTTCACTCTCCTGCTTATCATTTTGTTTCTGTTTCTGTTTGCccttctttttctttctcctttttttatttgaagCACTGCCACCTTGAGTCTGTGGAGCTTTTTCAGTTTGAGATGATTCAGCAGGTTTCTCCACAGGCTTGCTTACTGACTCACTTGGTTGATTTTCATCAAGTACTGGACCAGAGACTGAAGTTTCTATTTCAATTATCTCACTATGCTTGGCACATATAGTGATCTCTTGTTGATTTTCTTCCACAGGTTCATCGGTATGAACCTCACACTCTGATTCCACAGTATTATTCCTTGAATCTTCCAATACAAGCTGTTCTGCTTTGATCTCAACCATAGGTGTGGTTGTAGTGACCTCATCATTATCAACAGAACTTGGAGGTTCTTCAGGTTTGTTATCAGAGTGCTGCTCTACACCCTGGTTCACTTCATCCCTAAGGTCTCCATTGTCATTTGTTTCTAAAGATGTAGAAATCAACGAGTCATGATTCTCTTGCACCTCCTCATCCAAATCTTTTTGGTCTTTACAGATCTTCAACTGTTGAGTGCCTGGGAGATGATTGAGGTGTCAGTTGTTAAGGCCAAAAGAAATGTGTTTCTAGTTGCCAAGTAGATAAGATGTTTAAAGCAAGAAGTAGAGAAGAGGGAAGGAAAAGCAATAATAAAAGACTCCAAGCCAAAGCTCTTAAACCCACAAAAATCATCAGTAAAGGACTGCCCAAAGAAAACCAGATAGATCCCCAGGTAAAGTGCCCCGCACACcattttgtaacaacataaccTGAAGAACATAACCGATTCTAACCAATGTGGACAGAAATCAAAGTCATCTGGATGATTTATGCAGCTATATGTCTGATGTTGTGTGTGAAGATGTTGTGTGCAGATTCATGAAACAGATATAACCTTAAAATGTTGTGCCATTAAATTGACATTCAAAAAGATGAGATTTAAAGCACCCATTTGACTAATGAGAAATGGAAAGTtgtctataaataaaaaaatgtatataaaaaagtGGGTTTGTGAAAACAGGGAAACAGTGAAGTGCAAGAAAAGTTGATGTGTATCTGCATTTGGAGCAGGCTGACAGAAGCATGTTTGGTTAGATTTGGCTTGAGCTCCAAAGATGAGAAGGCAGGGTAGCAATGTTAAAGAAATCTTAGCATGCAATGAAAAAAATCAGCTTACCTAGTACACTACTGCCCTCTCGAATCTCAGCAGACGATGTTTGAGAATTCTGGTCGCCCTCTCCCACTTCTTCACCTGTTTCTCCATTGGTGGTTAGATCAGGTCCAAGAACAATACCATGTTTCTGGACAGAGTAAATTAATGTATGTTTACTACTAAGTGTAGTTTAGAAAATGGTAAAGCTAGATTTACACAGTGGATGGAGCACATTATGTCTGACATTTTGTCAGATTTGTGGATACACTGATATTCTATTGACATACAGTTCATTTCGTAATAAAATTATAATCTTATAatcatataatataaaatatatttatgtttcttttatgttaaattaaattgtttttataagttatgtcaactctTGAATTGGAAGGTTGAATTGAATTATATTTTGGACATTAGttatcaaattaaaaaaaagCTAAACTGGGATTCTAtctacacacaaaaaaaactaagCATCAAAATTACAcatattgtaatattttttgttcTTTTAGTAAATGTTTATGTGCAGAAAAGAAATGCCCTACGGTTAGAAGTTTTCACCACACAGATACCTTTAAAATATCTTTGAGCTGAACGACCTCATCTCTGAGTTCGTCTCTCTCATTGCGAATGGCATCAGAAAATTCCTTCTGCCTCTCTAATGCCTGAACAGCACCAGAGAGGATTTGGCAAGAAAGTAAGACAGAAAGAGGGTGAAAGTAATGAAAATATCAATAAAGCAGGCAACAAGATAGACTGCAGCAAGGAGTACTACGACCAActataaaacaaatgaaaatactAACTTAATTTAAcaatagaaataaaaaataaactgggGTTACAAATATTCAGGGATCATAccccaatttttttattcttccaTTCAATAGTTTCCTGAAGGTCAGAAACCTCTCTAACAAAGCCGTCCTGCTTCATTCGTAACTGACGGATTTCCTACAGAGACATATTATGCATGAAGGATCAAAGATGATCAGAAGGAAGAATGGACATTAAAGAAGCAGATGATCAGATAAGCCAAGTATTTTAAAAAGACAAAGCTTGAGGAGAGAGAGATTTAAACTACGATCACAACACTACTCACAGTTAGCAGTTCTTCACTTTGTTTCAACGTCTCTTTTAATTCACTGAACTGAAACTGCAGTATACTATGTGCATGCTTCTCTCGTTCAAGGTcctaaaagacaaaaaaattttttgtttcaatgtaaattattataaagcataatcattatttattactttgtttACCATTTTCTTACAATCATGCTAAGTTAAATAAAAGACTCTTGAtggtaaaacttttttattgtcattatttgatgtataatatgtaataaatacaaTATGTACAGACCTTACTCTTCTCCTCAAGCTCACGACGTGTTTCAGAGAGCATTTCCTCCAGTTCCATTAAAGAGTCTTTTAAAGTGTCCACTTCATATATCAGATTGGTTTTCTCATTGTCTAGCTGTGCATTGGATACCATGGCCTTCCGATACTTATCTTCCACTTGCGACAAGGTATCCttaaaaaggttaaaaacacAAAGCTGCACAGATACCCCACACAACATATTTGTTTGACTTTTAGAATTTTAAAATAGTGTAATGGACAGAAATGTGTAACAGTATGTTGTGTAAAGTCAAAGATGGAGGCCAGGCAAAGAAAAATCAGACTATAGGCTTTTGAAGCATAGCAGCAGACACATGCAAGACAGGATAAAAACCAGAGAAGCACGAAGAGAAACAAGCATCATCTCTCATCTTCTTCCCTGGTCACTTTATGTTAGGCCAACCACGcaaatgttgttttattaagtAATTAAATAGCACAAATGATGCACTGCTGTTATTAGAATTTAATCAATATTTGACTGGGCTGGCAAGGATCTTGCCGGGAAAATGCTGGTACTGCCTCAAACACATGTATACCTTCATCTCTTTGAGGTTCTGCATGTGCTTCGCCTCCACATCTTGAATTTGATCCTTAAGCTCATGGATCTCCTGAATAAAAGGCATGAAGAATGAAGATGAGGAGCAAGGATGAAGTACGCAGTGGAGGATGAGCAACGAAAGGGTTGAGAAAGCGAGACTGATGATGTGaattacagtaaaatataatGGCGAGGACGTAGAAAGAAAGCATCAGAGATACTGTAGGCTATCCAGTCCTAAGGTTCCTGGAGATTTTTGGAGTCTTTTGTCTCATCTAACACTCAAACATATTTGTTATAATTTCAGCTTTGTTTGATTATTTTCTGCTAAAGGAATCTCCAGGAACAGAACAGAGGACAAAatgacagaaaataaaagtgtattaaggtgtgtgtgtgcagtATATTGAGTATCAATTATTATAATGACTATACTATACAGTAAGTCAACACAAAAATCACAAATGATATAGATTATGCATTAAGGTGAATGAAAACAAAAACGTACATATTAGCTGCTTAAATCTGGGAGGTAAACAAGACAAAGGCATAAACAAACACCTTGATTTCCCGTATAGAGGCTTCTGTGTCTGCAGTGATGGTTGTATCTCCACTTCCTCTCCGTGAGGACGTCCCACCCAGAGAGGTAAGAGTGGTGCCAGATATCGTGGATGCTCGCGAAGAGccctaaattttttttaaattcattttactatgaaacactattaaaaatcatctttaaggaaatctttaaataaataaacaaaccttTTCCAAGTAGTCACGGTCTATCCGGTCATCagtctgtaaaataaaaattatacaaaaataaatgtattttcctcACAGGTTTCCTACCATTATTGCAGTCTCTTACAGTATCTATACTGATTCATGCATTTCACTGAAAACAAGCTTTCAATACAAAAAATCAGTTGGAAAAAAATGATCTGTTAAGCGTAAATTAATTCATTttcaaacacaaataaatggtAGTATTTGGTTTTGAATGGTGATAAATACAAATAGCAGGCAAGTCAATTTTGATATCTAAAAATAAACCTTGTTAAAATAGACAAAATCTGCCACATCACACCAtgcataaaaaattaaaattaaaaaatgcaaatttCCAATAAACATCATGGCCCTCAGTGGTTTGCTGAATccaatgatttttttaatctcCAGACTGAAAGACGCAGGATgcattcaaaaataaataaaggcaTCATCACACATAATCAAAGCAGACCATCACTACATTCAATTC
The genomic region above belongs to Paramisgurnus dabryanus chromosome 15, PD_genome_1.1, whole genome shotgun sequence and contains:
- the lrrfip1a gene encoding uncharacterized protein lrrfip1a isoform X17 — encoded protein: MSVGSRSSMRLSQAASTSHSQKKSKKKKKHSSKTSNGYDDDLSPLSSRNSRLSDESKRSRSSRLDLQSSLYNSEPYSSSSYSSKHQGLSYNGYQGSVYEDSLYSGSRRSVARTSSEYRGSSSRTSSRANSACGSPVEDCSSSVASYIRSGSISGLSRDLDHVIIPDLPDVNGRLSMTDDRIDRDYLEKGSSRASTISGTTLTSLGGTSSRRGSGDTTITADTEASIREIKEIHELKDQIQDVEAKHMQNLKEMKDTLSQVEDKYRKAMVSNAQLDNEKTNLIYEVDTLKDSLMELEEMLSETRRELEEKSKDLEREKHAHSILQFQFSELKETLKQSEELLTEIRQLRMKQDGFVREVSDLQETIEWKNKKIGALERQKEFSDAIRNERDELRDEVVQLKDILKKHGIVLGPDLTTNGETGEEVGEGDQNSQTSSAEIREGSSVLGTQQLKICKDQKDLDEEVQENHDSLISTSLETNDNGDLRDEVNQGVEQHSDNKPEEPPSSVDNDEVTTTTPMVEIKAEQLVLEDSRNNTVESECEVHTDEPVEENQQEITICAKHSEIIEIETSVSGPVLDENQPSESVSKPVEKPAESSQTEKAPQTQGGSASNKKRRKKKKGKQKQKQNDKQESETKICDTSEKILNEDNPDQKLESDPEGSHEEQLGNDASTAVHTEVSTDSHDSTRNIETDRDEIISMNTVPADDARDQFRVITDVVDSGETSNPKTDCPESTTGNSISNLTEVIDDQTKDSENLAQEISSDKEALLSHELSDKSMDAVDRCVENLESISISDNIEKSLSVDNKEGKSHVDSGGVEEEPRIQIIDPGETTFPGDHDESASKCHPSSSVIEKVECEKLIQEQSTMPTDQELENILQNTIEVEQKESKTQTDQAELVEEALIMPSREVFSGDNNIVTAVTESQVPVLEKCEGEEGRSLHGELLPEVQYTGEKEADQESIELGDSHHESKLEKGEDENKTSCQGQVMLETLPEDKDIMVGKGEEDGKKTSVRDEVMVKTQPTGKDEDILLKKGDEDIKEGSVQDQVMVETQPPGENEDILVGKTKEDEEEGSVQGHVMLDELSVENKAILVENVEEDENERSVQDQVMLVTQPTEKDEEILSEKGKEDEKEELVQDQVMLETQPTEKGEEILLKKGKEDEKEESAQDQVMLETQTTGKDEDILLKKDEGDEKEESVQGQIMLDTQPPGENRDILVEKGVEEEKEGPVQDQVMNDTQLSGEDEGILVESVTVSPEQKGEDEEEDEGESFDFDEMDLEASSEDPLKQQCQDKPNKEVTLSKESVQEDQTKKGSEPLEPKNQMDDGQTTTEVDACLTEDSQVDQKDIEPNQQQHDTSERKECTVEEHEQGSEELRHNEGADRPSEIETKNVEQEKNSYIPQEDQEPNISREQEVEKPIAGNGKEDDRKESKKSAKKGKGKGKEECKMS
- the lrrfip1a gene encoding uncharacterized protein lrrfip1a isoform X6, encoding MGSQGPGRKRTPSKNGMTGEEDALNLIAREAEARLAAKRAARAEAREIRMKELERQQKEIYQVQKKYYGLDNLDNKFGDIEQWMEDSERYTRLSRRHASVSDDEERMSVGSRSSMRLDLDAPGAYGGLSQAASTSHSQKKSKKKKKHSSKTSNGYDDDLSPLSSRNSRLSDESKRSRSSRLDLQSGSVYEDSLYSGSRRSVARTSSEYRGSSSRTSSRANSACGSPVEDCSSSVASYIRSGSISGLSRDLDHVIIPDLPDVNGRLSMTDDRIDRDYLEKGSSRASTISGTTLTSLGGTSSRRGSGDTTITADTEASIREIKEIHELKDQIQDVEAKHMQNLKEMKDTLSQVEDKYRKAMVSNAQLDNEKTNLIYEVDTLKDSLMELEEMLSETRRELEEKSKDLEREKHAHSILQFQFSELKETLKQSEELLTEIRQLRMKQDGFVREVSDLQETIEWKNKKIGALERQKEFSDAIRNERDELRDEVVQLKDILKKHGIVLGPDLTTNGETGEEVGEGDQNSQTSSAEIREGSSVLGTQQLKICKDQKDLDEEVQENHDSLISTSLETNDNGDLRDEVNQGVEQHSDNKPEEPPSSVDNDEVTTTTPMVEIKAEQLVLEDSRNNTVESECEVHTDEPVEENQQEITICAKHSEIIEIETSVSGPVLDENQPSESVSKPVEKPAESSQTEKAPQTQGGSASNKKRRKKKKGKQKQKQNDKQESETKICDTSEKILNEDNPDQKLESDPEGSHEEQLGNDASTAVHTEVSTDSHDSTRNIETDRDEIISMNTVPADDARDQFRVITDVVDSGETSNPKTDCPESTTGNSISNLTEVIDDQTKDSENLAQEISSDKEALLSHELSDKSMDAVDRCVENLESISISDNIEKSLSVDNKEGKSHVDSGGVEEEPRIQIIDPGETTFPGDHDESASKCHPSSSVIEKVECEKLIQEQSTMPTDQELENILQNTIEVEQKESKTQTDQAELVEEALIMPSREVFSGDNNIVTAVTESQVPVLEKCEGEEGRSLHGELLPEVQYTGEKEADQESIELGDSHHESKLEKGEDENKTSCQGQVMLETLPEDKDIMVGKGEEDGKKTSVRDEVMVKTQPTGKDEDILLKKGDEDIKEGSVQDQVMVETQPPGENEDILVGKTKEDEEEGSVQGHVMLDELSVENKAILVENVEEDENERSVQDQVMLVTQPTEKDEEILSEKGKEDEKEELVQDQVMLETQPTEKGEEILLKKGKEDEKEESAQDQVMLETQTTGKDEDILLKKDEGDEKEESVQGQIMLDTQPPGENRDILVEKGVEEEKEGPVQDQVMNDTQLSGEDEGILVESVTVSPEQKGEDEEEDEGESFDFDEMDLEASSEDPLKQQCQDKPNKEVTLSKESVQEDQTKKGSEPLEPKNQMDDGQTTTEVDACLTEDSQVDQKDIEPNQQQHDTSERKECTVEEHEQGSEELRHNEGADRPSEIETKNVEQEKNSYIPQEDQEPNISREQEVEKPIAGNGKEDDRKESKKSAKKGKGKGKEECKMS
- the lrrfip1a gene encoding uncharacterized protein lrrfip1a isoform X7 — protein: MGSQGPGRKRTPSKNGMTGEEDALNLIAREAEARLAAKRAARAEAREIRMKELERQQKEVSDDEERMSVGSRSSMRLDLDAPGAYGGLSQAASTSHSQKKSKKKKKHSSKTSNGYDDDLSPLSSRNSRLSDESKRSRSSRLDLQSSLYNSEPYSSSSYSSKHQGLSYNGYQGSVYEDSLYSGSRRSVARTSSEYRGSSSRTSSRANSACGSPVEDCSSSVASYIRSGSISGLSRDLDHVIIPDLPDVNGRLSMTDDRIDRDYLEKGSSRASTISGTTLTSLGGTSSRRGSGDTTITADTEASIREIKEIHELKDQIQDVEAKHMQNLKEMKDTLSQVEDKYRKAMVSNAQLDNEKTNLIYEVDTLKDSLMELEEMLSETRRELEEKSKDLEREKHAHSILQFQFSELKETLKQSEELLTEIRQLRMKQDGFVREVSDLQETIEWKNKKIGALERQKEFSDAIRNERDELRDEVVQLKDILKKHGIVLGPDLTTNGETGEEVGEGDQNSQTSSAEIREGSSVLGTQQLKICKDQKDLDEEVQENHDSLISTSLETNDNGDLRDEVNQGVEQHSDNKPEEPPSSVDNDEVTTTTPMVEIKAEQLVLEDSRNNTVESECEVHTDEPVEENQQEITICAKHSEIIEIETSVSGPVLDENQPSESVSKPVEKPAESSQTEKAPQTQGGSASNKKRRKKKKGKQKQKQNDKQESETKICDTSEKILNEDNPDQKLESDPEGSHEEQLGNDASTAVHTEVSTDSHDSTRNIETDRDEIISMNTVPADDARDQFRVITDVVDSGETSNPKTDCPESTTGNSISNLTEVIDDQTKDSENLAQEISSDKEALLSHELSDKSMDAVDRCVENLESISISDNIEKSLSVDNKEGKSHVDSGGVEEEPRIQIIDPGETTFPGDHDESASKCHPSSSVIEKVECEKLIQEQSTMPTDQELENILQNTIEVEQKESKTQTDQAELVEEALIMPSREVFSGDNNIVTAVTESQVPVLEKCEGEEGRSLHGELLPEVQYTGEKEADQESIELGDSHHESKLEKGEDENKTSCQGQVMLETLPEDKDIMVGKGEEDGKKTSVRDEVMVKTQPTGKDEDILLKKGDEDIKEGSVQDQVMVETQPPGENEDILVGKTKEDEEEGSVQGHVMLDELSVENKAILVENVEEDENERSVQDQVMLVTQPTEKDEEILSEKGKEDEKEELVQDQVMLETQPTEKGEEILLKKGKEDEKEESAQDQVMLETQTTGKDEDILLKKDEGDEKEESVQGQIMLDTQPPGENRDILVEKGVEEEKEGPVQDQVMNDTQLSGEDEGILVESVTVSPEQKGEDEEEDEGESFDFDEMDLEASSEDPLKQQCQDKPNKEVTLSKESVQEDQTKKGSEPLEPKNQMDDGQTTTEVDACLTEDSQVDQKDIEPNQQQHDTSERKECTVEEHEQGSEELRHNEGADRPSEIETKNVEQEKNSYIPQEDQEPNISREQEVEKPIAGNGKEDDRKESKKSAKKGKGKGKEECKMS